A genomic stretch from Petrotoga sp. 9PW.55.5.1 includes:
- the aroB gene encoding bifunctional shikimate kinase AroK/3-dehydroquinate synthase AroB, producing the protein MKIFLIGMMGSGKSTLGEMVSNILSIPFIDIDNEIEKSENMKIKDIFEKKGEKYFRVIESSYLEKLTQKNGPFVVSTGGGIILNSKNRYLLHNENTFYLKVSPNELKKRVHLENRPLLKNNRDNIIEIYQQRKELYEEFETIDITNLNEWESVAKIIYKLNIEKDLEVSSSFQNVRIQSNALKHIPDNNIIFLSEKVNQLYGSFFPQKKLILPNGEKTKDISYVLKAYEYLLENNVSRSDTLIGIGGGTITDFSGFVGTTYKRGMNFSFYPTTLLGQIDASIGGKNGIDFKRYKNVVGTINLPNKVIIDPISLLSLEDKLFLEGLIEGFKMCLIAGGDFYNFFKDNLELLLKRNLDKLSWFIKRSVEEKLRIVEKDFNDTGLRSSLNLGHTFGHAFEAITGISHGLSVGWGLIKEVEYFKEKNYLQKNYYLEIIELLEKLLPENIRKIQTNSKEMIHYIANDKKIGERKKIKMPILNSPGNVIIKEIDISEFFEIL; encoded by the coding sequence GTGAAGATATTTTTGATAGGAATGATGGGATCTGGAAAGAGTACCTTGGGGGAAATGGTTTCTAACATCTTATCCATTCCTTTTATAGACATAGATAACGAGATAGAGAAAAGTGAAAATATGAAAATAAAGGACATATTTGAAAAGAAGGGAGAAAAGTATTTTAGAGTTATCGAAAGTTCCTATCTTGAAAAATTAACTCAAAAAAATGGACCTTTTGTTGTATCTACTGGCGGAGGGATAATTTTAAATTCCAAAAACAGATACCTTTTGCATAATGAAAACACTTTCTATTTAAAAGTTTCGCCAAATGAGCTAAAAAAACGTGTCCATTTAGAAAATAGACCTCTTTTAAAAAATAATAGAGACAATATAATAGAAATATATCAACAACGAAAAGAATTATACGAGGAGTTTGAAACGATAGATATTACCAATCTAAACGAATGGGAATCTGTTGCAAAAATAATTTACAAGCTAAATATCGAAAAAGATTTAGAAGTAAGCTCTTCTTTTCAAAATGTAAGGATTCAGTCAAACGCTTTAAAACATATTCCTGATAATAACATAATATTTTTAAGTGAAAAGGTTAACCAACTGTACGGTAGTTTTTTTCCTCAAAAAAAACTCATCTTACCAAATGGAGAGAAAACAAAGGACATTTCTTATGTATTAAAGGCTTACGAATATTTATTGGAAAACAACGTTTCAAGATCTGATACTCTAATAGGTATAGGTGGTGGAACGATAACAGATTTTTCTGGATTTGTAGGAACAACTTACAAAAGAGGCATGAACTTTTCGTTTTATCCCACGACGTTACTGGGCCAAATAGATGCTTCAATAGGCGGAAAGAACGGTATAGATTTCAAAAGATATAAGAACGTTGTTGGAACGATAAACCTTCCAAACAAAGTGATAATCGATCCGATATCCTTGTTATCTTTAGAAGACAAACTGTTCCTCGAAGGTCTAATAGAAGGGTTTAAGATGTGTTTGATCGCCGGAGGAGATTTCTATAACTTCTTCAAAGACAACTTAGAACTATTGTTGAAAAGAAACTTGGATAAGTTATCTTGGTTTATTAAGCGATCCGTTGAGGAAAAATTACGGATAGTAGAAAAAGATTTCAACGATACAGGATTAAGAAGCTCCTTAAACTTAGGTCATACATTTGGGCATGCCTTTGAAGCAATAACAGGTATATCACACGGATTATCGGTTGGTTGGGGACTTATTAAAGAGGTTGAATACTTCAAAGAAAAAAATTATTTGCAAAAAAACTACTATCTAGAGATAATAGAATTATTAGAAAAACTACTCCCAGAAAATATAAGAAAAATACAAACAAATAGTAAAGAAATGATTCATTACATAGCAAACGACAAAAAGATAGGCGAAAGAAAAAAGATAAAAATGCCTATACTGAACTCTCCTGGAAATGTAATAATAAAGGAAATAGATATATCTGAATTTTTTGAAATATTATAA